A section of the Pseudobacteriovorax antillogorgiicola genome encodes:
- a CDS encoding PAN/Apple domain-containing protein — translation MPFFIPFIVGAIAAGSIGTSVANSAMDGALFAPEIKQYKKDIESGKKTNESLISQIESIDKAYNNKVTNLNSYLDISNQLNEEFLSAESKAAGQATLEMLEASSIYNQANSTVQGQLSIVASTAITTLGSVQLQQILGNAMADTQLGKAAASSTSSYLKSAGKMAQQSAYRAMVKAKTTLRLTKVVKIASPVAKAGARIASLGLKTSSAAASRLATKAAGPLGVVLDVALIGLDVHLSKERAKEYKKLRDDINEANRQLRDIKKEANHITAKLKSDEAMLRGEVLNFAKYAAQVILFSMDSLEGLPAKFQDFDRIQNLTSVNKQDLSQLLHYIQDNFDEFFEARANTYIHLIAKYKGYFIRCNVEPDYLLNRVPVLGAFGLEFTRFIYESSFTDDFVAAFVPETCELDLDHNDIINGFEVVSADLQNSSISRVSSKYWVYTDANGVSHPYGEINRDEWSVYLRSKKNSGKYLQLDLWRGELITWGNGQDRTVIDFVEMPYIHEKKGFEAMTAAPFEHDIDRPGQDYRNLQTPNAMACSRECASDSVCQAFTWTPSGNKCWLKDKVPNKVVKKFTHFRSGVKIKHLPTVKKAIRIANPRFARPVLRRAALSRP, via the coding sequence ATGCCATTTTTTATTCCATTTATTGTTGGGGCGATAGCCGCAGGCTCCATAGGTACCAGTGTCGCAAACTCAGCTATGGATGGTGCTTTGTTTGCTCCAGAAATCAAGCAGTACAAGAAAGATATTGAGTCTGGTAAGAAGACCAATGAAAGTCTGATTTCTCAGATCGAGTCCATCGACAAGGCTTATAACAATAAAGTTACAAACCTTAACTCGTATCTCGATATTTCAAATCAGTTGAACGAAGAATTTCTGTCAGCCGAGTCAAAAGCTGCTGGGCAGGCAACTTTGGAGATGCTGGAGGCTTCGTCGATCTATAATCAGGCTAATTCTACGGTTCAGGGTCAACTGTCCATTGTTGCATCCACAGCGATTACAACCCTAGGGTCAGTGCAGCTACAGCAGATCCTAGGGAATGCCATGGCTGATACTCAGCTTGGCAAAGCAGCGGCGAGTAGTACAAGTTCATATCTTAAATCGGCAGGGAAAATGGCTCAGCAATCTGCCTACAGGGCCATGGTTAAAGCAAAGACGACCCTTCGCCTGACGAAGGTCGTTAAAATTGCGTCGCCAGTTGCGAAAGCGGGAGCTAGAATTGCTTCTTTGGGGTTAAAAACAAGCTCAGCTGCTGCATCCCGATTAGCAACCAAAGCTGCCGGGCCTTTGGGAGTGGTGCTCGATGTTGCCCTGATCGGTTTGGATGTGCACTTGTCCAAGGAGAGAGCGAAAGAGTATAAAAAACTTCGAGATGACATAAACGAAGCAAATCGCCAGCTGAGGGACATAAAGAAAGAAGCCAACCACATTACTGCAAAGCTTAAAAGCGATGAAGCGATGCTTCGTGGAGAGGTTTTGAACTTTGCCAAGTATGCTGCCCAAGTGATTCTCTTTAGTATGGATTCCCTTGAAGGTTTGCCTGCCAAGTTTCAAGATTTTGATCGAATCCAAAACTTAACATCTGTCAATAAGCAGGATCTCAGTCAGCTACTGCATTATATTCAAGATAACTTCGACGAGTTTTTTGAAGCAAGAGCCAACACCTATATTCATCTCATAGCAAAATATAAAGGCTACTTTATTCGTTGTAACGTTGAGCCCGATTACTTATTAAATCGTGTGCCTGTACTGGGTGCCTTTGGTCTAGAATTTACGCGATTCATATATGAAAGCTCGTTTACAGATGATTTTGTCGCAGCATTCGTACCCGAAACCTGTGAACTTGACCTAGATCACAACGATATCATCAATGGCTTTGAAGTGGTATCTGCTGACCTTCAGAACTCTAGCATTAGTCGTGTGTCATCCAAATATTGGGTATACACCGATGCCAATGGGGTAAGCCATCCTTATGGTGAGATCAATCGAGACGAATGGAGCGTTTACCTAAGATCAAAAAAGAATAGCGGAAAGTACCTGCAACTAGATCTATGGCGTGGTGAGTTGATTACTTGGGGAAATGGCCAGGATAGAACTGTGATCGACTTTGTTGAGATGCCTTATATCCACGAGAAGAAAGGCTTCGAAGCTATGACAGCCGCTCCATTTGAGCACGACATTGATCGACCAGGCCAGGATTATCGTAATTTGCAGACTCCCAATGCTATGGCTTGTAGTCGCGAATGTGCTAGCGACTCTGTTTGCCAGGCCTTCACTTGGACACCTTCTGGAAACAAGTGTTGGCTCAAGGATAAGGTACCAAACAAAGTGGTGAAGAAGTTCACTCATTTTCGCTCTGGAGTGAAGATCAAACATCTGCCAACTGTAAAAAAAGCAATTCGAATCGCGAATCCAAGATTTGCTCGACCTGTACTAAGAAGAGCAGCTCTATCACGACCATAA
- a CDS encoding transposase codes for FSYYHFPREHWTRIKTNNMLERVMREIRRRTRVVGNFPDGNSALMLTAARLRHVASTKWGTRKYMDMDRLKEAKLAVYG; via the coding sequence TTCAGCTACTACCACTTTCCTCGTGAACACTGGACCCGGATCAAGACCAACAATATGCTCGAAAGGGTCATGAGGGAAATTAGACGGAGAACTCGCGTCGTTGGCAACTTCCCCGATGGCAACTCAGCTCTCATGTTGACCGCTGCTAGGCTAAGGCATGTAGCCTCGACCAAGTGGGGTACAAGGAAGTACATGGATATGGATCGATTGAAGGAAGCTAAGTTAGCAGTCTATGGTTAG